The DNA region TGACAATATGGGTATGATGGACATAATCCCAATCCCAATACCCTAAATTGGCACCTTGAATGACATGCTCCAAACGTTGTTCATTTTCTTTAAGTTTTTTTTGCATGGATTCAATTTGAAGAATTTTTGTTTTAATCAAACTATAAAGCAGCACTGATGTGATGAAAACAAAAAAGAAACCTTTATAGGTTGAGAGTGTTGCAAAGAGAGTGGTATTAGTAACAAAATACTCTACTGCATGATCTGAAAAATAGATCCACAACACAGAGAAAAGAGCATAAATAATCACAATACGTAAAGGGTTCATGTTAAACAACATAGGTTTGCTCGCTCTTTCTGAAATTTCTCTTGATCTATTATACAATAGGATAATAGATATTTATGGTATTTTGATATAAATTCAGATAAAATCCAAGCTTCAAATTAACTGTGAGGCGGTACCTTTCATGTTCGGTATGGGTATAGGAGAAATCCTTGTTATTGTAATTATTGCGATTATATTTTTAGGTCCAGAAAAACTTCCAGAGGCAATGGTCAAAGGTGCAAAATTTTTTAAAACACTGAAAACCAGCATCAATGACGTCAAAAGTACCTTTGAACAAGAGATGAAAATTCAAGAGCTTAAAGAAGAAGCAATCACCTATAAGAAAAAACTAGATGAAGCAACGGCAAGTGCTCGTAAAGTGATCACATTTGATGAGCTTGAAGAGATTAAAAAAACGACACAAGGCGTCAATGACTCGTTAAAAGAGCTTGAAAATAGTGTCAAAGAGAGTGCTTCCCTTGAATCTTCTGCCACTCCCGTCACTCCACAACAACCTGTGATTGTTGAAGAAACCCCTAAAGAGATCAAGAAAGAGGTAAATGCATAATGTTTGATGAGTTAAAACCCCATTTAGCTGAACTTCGTAAAAGACTTTCGATCGCCTTACTGGTTATTTTAGTAATGTTTATTGTCTGCTTTGCCTTTTGGCAACCCATCCTTGCATGGATGATCGCTCCTCTTAAAGCGGTTCTTCCTGAAGGAAGTAATGTCATTTTCACAGGCGTACAAGAACCTTTTTTCACCGCAATGAAAGTTGCTTTTTTTGCAGGATTTATTCTCTCATTGCCCGTTATCTTTTGGCAATTTTGGCTTTTTGTTGCCCCAGGTCTTTATGAGAATGAAAAAAAGTTGGTCATTCCTTTTGTGCTCGCAGCCACAACAATGTTTACCTTAGGTGCCTCTTTTTGTTACTATGTTGTCGTTCCTTTAGCCTTTGCCTTTTTGATTGGTTTTGGTAGTGCTTTGTTTACTGCGCTTCCTAGCATCGGCGAATACGTTGGTTTTTTCACCAAATTCTTAGTAGGATTTGGACTCTCTTTTGAAATGCCTGTTGTCATCTTTTTCTTTGCAAAATTGGGACTTGTCGATGATAAAGGACTCAAAGAGTTTTTTCGCTATGCCATTATTATTATCTTTGTCGTTGCAGGTATTTTAACCCCTCCTGATATTTTGTCCCAATTTTTAATGGCAGCTCCTCTGCTTATTCTTTATGGTATCTCTATTTTGGTCGCTAAAGCGGTAAATCCGTACATTCCACCAGAAGTTGATGAAACTGAAGATGATGATGAAACTGAAGATGATGAAGAAACAAAAAGCGAGGAATAGACCATAGACCCGCTTTTAAAATCGACTTACGACTACACACTTCCGCCAGAGCTTATCGCCACACATCCGGTTGAACCCAGAGATGAGGCGAGGCTTTTGGTGTTTGATCGAAAAACTGGTCGCATCACGCACACGCTTTTCAAACATCTTTTTGACTTTTTACCCTCAGACATTGCGATTCTTCTCAATGACACTAAGGTCATTAAGGCACGTATTTTTGGCAAAAAAGAGAGTGGCGGTGAAGTCGAAGTGCTTCTCAACGCCCCACTACAAGAAAATTGCTACTCTGTTTACATCAGAGGTCGTGTTAAAGCAGGAACTGAGCTCTTTTTTGATGAACATATGCACGCAAGAATTATCGAACTCAAAGAGGATGGTACCCGTGTGGTTGCATTTTTTCAAGAAGGCAAAGCTTTACATACCAAAGCGCTCTTTGATGTACTCGAAAAAATTGGACATATTCCACTTCCTCCGTACATCAAACGAGAAGATACCAATGAAGACAGTGTGGATTACCAAACAGTTTTTGCTAAAGAGCAAGGTGCGGTTGCTGCACCAACCGCTTCATTGCACTTCACCGATGCAATGTTTAAAGCGTTAAAAAAGCGTTACGAAACCCATTTTTTAACCTTACATGTAGGAGCAGGAACCTTTAAACCCGTCGAAGCGGAACACATCAAAGATCATGTGATGCACTCCGAGATTTACGCCATTCCTTCGCTTACATGTAAACTCA from Sulfurospirillum diekertiae includes:
- the queA gene encoding tRNA preQ1(34) S-adenosylmethionine ribosyltransferase-isomerase QueA; the encoded protein is MATHPVEPRDEARLLVFDRKTGRITHTLFKHLFDFLPSDIAILLNDTKVIKARIFGKKESGGEVEVLLNAPLQENCYSVYIRGRVKAGTELFFDEHMHARIIELKEDGTRVVAFFQEGKALHTKALFDVLEKIGHIPLPPYIKREDTNEDSVDYQTVFAKEQGAVAAPTASLHFTDAMFKALKKRYETHFLTLHVGAGTFKPVEAEHIKDHVMHSEIYAIPSLTCKLIESPKNILAVGTTVTRTVEYFARTKVPVGKCDLFLHPQNPPIRVNHLLTNFHLPKSTLIMLVASFVGIEKTLALYKEAVEEKYRFFSYGDAMLIL
- the tatC gene encoding twin-arginine translocase subunit TatC, which codes for MFDELKPHLAELRKRLSIALLVILVMFIVCFAFWQPILAWMIAPLKAVLPEGSNVIFTGVQEPFFTAMKVAFFAGFILSLPVIFWQFWLFVAPGLYENEKKLVIPFVLAATTMFTLGASFCYYVVVPLAFAFLIGFGSALFTALPSIGEYVGFFTKFLVGFGLSFEMPVVIFFFAKLGLVDDKGLKEFFRYAIIIIFVVAGILTPPDILSQFLMAAPLLILYGISILVAKAVNPYIPPEVDETEDDDETEDDEETKSEE
- the tatB gene encoding Sec-independent protein translocase protein TatB encodes the protein MFGMGIGEILVIVIIAIIFLGPEKLPEAMVKGAKFFKTLKTSINDVKSTFEQEMKIQELKEEAITYKKKLDEATASARKVITFDELEEIKKTTQGVNDSLKELENSVKESASLESSATPVTPQQPVIVEETPKEIKKEVNA